One stretch of Gambusia affinis linkage group LG05, SWU_Gaff_1.0, whole genome shotgun sequence DNA includes these proteins:
- the LOC122830532 gene encoding protein shisa-7, which yields MTPTTYLRVLAVSLLSLFAAPLTSAVEPSSSPPPQHVDRSGRPFTEQPDADSSSSLLLLAIQANARPAALRSKPKAPEEPPDTSERVLEPLPKPLAQVTFLKNATSSEGLGDHFGAAHIPPRIMDGWTDVCWGYYDVMGHFDNSFNCSKDSYIYCCGTCHYRFCCPDQSRKLVQDLCTNYNSPDWAKPQTEAMMIPEEVGPDMDYDPLKQQSHNTGFVIGGVVVFMVAVAVGIKVCFNKVQQEANQRDLNMPRALVDMLRHQSSPVQQDERNNSVALTVADGQGTLGRAPKNLYAPGLPSKDNRLGNLQHNFIHPSGSSPKHTATIERTPRMNNAQLAAGGTLLSSKHNNTKSQPSFHHSLHNLAQLPPSYESATKPELNRYSSLKRLEKGLDEYSSGYCTTKRRPHTAQPALQSSQHHLHWGGDYTLSGRGTLPRHAMRPWIPPPPSGMPASPTPNPYPLDPPEPQYNPNYDTLSKPPRKVKSTDQLLNMGDVPGNTGTLSRMSKNQQHQYHKAMAASNKNTNMQTLTRKTKDRQEIQERMLMSPDHLEDRMGVSGMGVVDPYAHTGTGIVPTLPRQQKAQSQQNVCATPSLDRHHMIKMNSHPTSGREQERSTGMTSHVSGGVGWSGEVPGAGVVMGTGTLGGHSARRMAFAAKRQNTIEQLHFIPGGGGGSGGGGGGSAGSTGGSQGIRTGSKNEVTV from the exons ATGACGCCCACCACCTATCTCCGAGTCCTCGCCGTCTCCCTGCTCTCCCTCTTCGCTGCCCCTCTTACCAGTGCAGTGGAGCCCTCTTCGTCCCCTCCTCCTCAGCATGTAGACCGCTCAGGGAGGCCGTTCACCGAGCAGCCAGACGCCGATTCCAGCTCCTCTCTCCTGCTCCTTGCCATCCAGGCCAATGCCAGGCCAGCAGCTCTCCGAAGCAAACCTAAAGCCCCCGAGGAACCTCCAGACACCTCAGAGAGAGTTCTGGAACCGCTCCCCAAGCCCCTGGCCCAGGTGACGTTTCTGAAGAATGCGACCTCTTCTGAAGGTCTAGGAGACCATTTTGGGGCAGCCCACATCCCACCTCGcatcatggatggatggacagatgttTGTTGGGGTTACTACGATGTGATGGGACACTTTGACAATTCTTTCAACTGCTCCAAGGACTCCTACATCTACTGCTGCGGAACATGCCACTACCGCTTCTGCTGTCCAGACCAAAGCCGCAAGCTGGTGCAGGACCTCTGTACAAACTACAACTCTCCAGACTGGGCCAAGCCACAGACAGAGGCCATGATGATACCAGAGGAGGTGGGTCCCGACATGGACTATGATCCGCTGAAGCAGCAGAGCCACAACACGGGATTTGTCATCGGCGGCGTTGTTGTGTTCATGGTGGCTGTCGCTGTGGGTATCAAGGTGTGTTTCAACAAGGTCCAGCAGGAGGCCAACCAGAGAGACCTGAATATGCCCAG AGCCCTGGTTGACATGTTGCGACACCAGTCGAGTCCGGTCCAGCAGGATGAAAGAAACAACAGCGTGGCTCTGACCGTAGCGGACGGACAGGGAACGCTGGGAAGAGCTCCGAAAAATCTCTACGCCCCGGGATTGCCCAGCAAGGACAACAGAT TGGGCAATCTGCAGCACAATTTCATCCACCCATCAGGCTCCAGCCCCAAACACACTGCGACTATCG AGCGCACCCCTCGGATGAACAATGCTCAGCTGGCAGCTGGAGGCACCCTGCTTTCCAGTAAACACAACAACACCAAATCCCAGCCGTCCTTCCACCACTCCCTGCACAACCTGGCCCAGCTGCCGCCCTCCTACGAAAGTGCCACCAAGCCCGAGCTCAACAGATACTCCTCACTCAAACGCCTCG AGAAAGGACTCGATGAATACTCGTCTGGTTACTGCACCACCAAGCGCCGACCCCACACGGCTCAGCCGGCCCTCCAGTCCTCCCAGCACCACCTCCACTGGGGTGGAGACTACACCCTCAGTGGGCGAGGAACCCTCCCCAGACACGCCATGCGTCCCTGGATCCCGCCGCCCCCCTCTGGCATGCCTGCCTCTCCCACTCCCAATCCTTACCCTCTGGACCCTCCTGAGCCCCAGTACAATCCCAACTATGACACTCTGTCCAAGCCTCCGAGGAAAGTGAAGTCCACCGATCAGCTGCTTAACATGGGCGACGTCCCCGGCAACACCGGGACTCTGTCTCGGATGTCCAAGAACCAGCAACACCAGTACCACAAAGCCATGGCGGCCTCCAACAAGAACACCAACATGCAAACCCTGACCAGGAAGACGAAGGACAGGCAGGAGATACAGGAGAGGATGCTCATGTCCCCGGACCACTTGGAGGACAGGATGGGGGTCAGCGGGATGGGAGTGGTGGATCCCTATGCCCACACAGGAACCGGCATCGTCCCCACGCTGCCGCGGCAGCAGAAGGCCCAGTCCCAGCAGAACGTGTGCGCCACGCCTTCCCTCGACCGGCACCACATGATCAAGATGAACTCTCACCCCACGTCTGGCCGGGAGCAGGAGAGGAGCACGGGCATGACGAGTCACGTGAGCGGGGGCGTGGGATGGTCGGGGGAGGTGCCCGGAGCCGGGGTCGTCATGGGAACGGGAACGCTGGGGGGCCACAGCGCCAGGAGGATGGCTTTTGCAGCGAAAAGGCAGAACACCATCGAGCAGCTACATTTCATaccaggaggaggaggcggcagcggcggcggcggcgggggGTCTGCAGGAAGCACAGGAGGCAGTCAGGGGATCAGGACGGGGAGTAAAAACGAGGTGACGGTGTGA
- the josd2 gene encoding josephin-2 isoform X2, whose protein sequence is MSDGEVFHEKQRLELCAIHALNNVLQERVFTKETADDICKRLAPQCVVNPHRSVLGTGNYDVNVIMAALQSRDLAAVWWDKRRMVQSLCMSKVQGFILNVPSRVSLGIVSLPLRRRHWLAVRQVNGQYYNLDSKLKGPACIGGEAELRAFLSEQLSQEVAEMLLVVRRDVEEDGSWLNPDSPNN, encoded by the exons ATGAGCGACGGGGAGGTGTTTCACGAGAAGCAGCGCTTGGAGCTGTGCGCCATACATGCGCTCAACAACGTGCTCCAGGAGCGGGTGTTTACCAAGGAGACAGCCGATGACATCTGTAAACG GTTAGCGCCACAGTGTGTGGTAAACCCCCATCGGTCAGTATTAGGCACAGGAAACTATGACGTTAACGTGATCATGGCAGCACTACAGAGCAGAGACCTGGCTGCCGTGTGGTGGGACAAACGCAG GATGGTTCAGAGTCTCTGCATGTCAAAGGTCCAGGGTTTTATTCTCAACGTTCCCTCCCGAGTGTCTCTGGGCATCGTGTCCCTCCCGCTCCGGCGGCGGCACTGGCTGGCGGTCCGGCAAGTTAACGGACAGTACTACAATCTGGACTCCAAACTGAAGGGTCCCGCCTGCATCGGGGGAGAAGCAGAGCTACG AGCATTTCTCAGCGAGCAGCTGTCCCAGGAAGTGGCGGAGATGCTGCTGGTGGTCCGACGGGACGTGGAGGAGGACGGGTCATGGTTAAACCCCGACAGCCCAAACAATTGA
- the josd2 gene encoding josephin-2 isoform X1, with the protein MIIVHSVAVILTACCRKQRTISGLSQVGSASSFSMSDGEVFHEKQRLELCAIHALNNVLQERVFTKETADDICKRLAPQCVVNPHRSVLGTGNYDVNVIMAALQSRDLAAVWWDKRRMVQSLCMSKVQGFILNVPSRVSLGIVSLPLRRRHWLAVRQVNGQYYNLDSKLKGPACIGGEAELRAFLSEQLSQEVAEMLLVVRRDVEEDGSWLNPDSPNN; encoded by the exons ATGATAATAGTTCACTCTGTTGCTGTTATCCTGACTGCCTGCTGCCGAAAACAGAGAACAATCAGCGGGCTGTCACAAGTAGGCTCCGCGTCAAG ttTTAGTATGAGCGACGGGGAGGTGTTTCACGAGAAGCAGCGCTTGGAGCTGTGCGCCATACATGCGCTCAACAACGTGCTCCAGGAGCGGGTGTTTACCAAGGAGACAGCCGATGACATCTGTAAACG GTTAGCGCCACAGTGTGTGGTAAACCCCCATCGGTCAGTATTAGGCACAGGAAACTATGACGTTAACGTGATCATGGCAGCACTACAGAGCAGAGACCTGGCTGCCGTGTGGTGGGACAAACGCAG GATGGTTCAGAGTCTCTGCATGTCAAAGGTCCAGGGTTTTATTCTCAACGTTCCCTCCCGAGTGTCTCTGGGCATCGTGTCCCTCCCGCTCCGGCGGCGGCACTGGCTGGCGGTCCGGCAAGTTAACGGACAGTACTACAATCTGGACTCCAAACTGAAGGGTCCCGCCTGCATCGGGGGAGAAGCAGAGCTACG AGCATTTCTCAGCGAGCAGCTGTCCCAGGAAGTGGCGGAGATGCTGCTGGTGGTCCGACGGGACGTGGAGGAGGACGGGTCATGGTTAAACCCCGACAGCCCAAACAATTGA
- the ube2s gene encoding ubiquitin-conjugating enzyme E2 S, with translation MNSNVENLPPHVLRLVYKEVSALAADPPEGIKIYPSEEDITELHTSIEGPEGTPFAGGIFRMRLVLGKDFPAVPPKGYFLTKIFHPNVGHKGEICVNVLKRDWKAELGLRHVLLTIKCLLIHPNPESALNEEAGRLLLEDYAEYESRARLLTEIHAMGGPGGTSGAPQDPNDGPQPKKHAGDPMKRAGPSMAAVPAALGNGANGASTTSSNSNGSSNTNNVAGKKKADKKRALRRL, from the exons ATG AACTCTAATGTAGAGAATTTGCCCCCCCACGTTCTGCGGCTGGTCTACAAAGAAGTTTCCGCTTTGGCTGCAGACCCCCCAGAGGGCATCAAGATCTATCCCAGTGAAGAGGACATAACTGAACTTCACACGTCTATTGAAGGACCAG AGGGAACACCATTTGCCGGAGGCATTTTCCGAATGCGACTGGTCCTCGGGAAGGACTTCCCTGCTGTTCCACCCAAGGGGTATTTCCTGACCAAGATTTTTCACCCAAACGTGGGTCACAAGGGAGAGATCTGTGTCAATGTGCTGAAGAGGGACTGGAAGGCAGAGCTCGGCCTCCGACACGTCTTACTT ACCATCAAGTGTCTTCTCATCCATCCAAACCCTGAGTCGGCGCTAAACGAAGAGGCTGGCCGCCTGCTTTTAGAGGATTATGCCGAGTACGAGTCCCGTGCCCGTCTCCTCACAGAAATCCACGCTATGGGTGGGCCGGGCGGGACCTCCGGGGCTCCTCAGGACCCTAACGACGGCCCACAGCCAAAGAAGCACGCAGGTGACCCTATGAAGAGAGCAGGGCCCAGCATGGCAGCAGTACCAGCAGCTCTGGGTAATGGAGCTAACGGAGCCAGTACCACCAGCAGCAATAGCAACGGTAGTAGTAACACCAATAATGTAGCAGGGAAAAAGAAAGCAGATAAAAAACGAGCTCTGAGGCGACTTTAA